AATTTGTATCTTTTCTCGCTCACTGCCTACCAGAGTGGTACACATGGCGCTTTTTCAAGCTCATATATCAAAATAGCTGCAGTAAATGTGGTCCTGGAAGGGCTGGCCAAAGGTGCGTTCCCGGCAACTTCAGATGTGAATAACATGAAAGGTCAGGCGCTTTTTCACCGCAGCTTCATGTTTTTTCTCCTGTCGCAATTGTATTGCAGAGCTTATGTTTCAACTACGGCAAAGGAAGATCCCGGCATTCAGCTCCGGCTTCTTTCTGATCCCAACATTGTTACCATGCGATCAACAGTACAGGAAACTTATGATCAGGTGATAAAGGACCTGAAGACGGCTGCTGAATTAATGCCCGCCACGCAGCTGTATTGCACCAGGCCCTCGCGTGTAGCTGCCAATGCACTGCTGGCAAAAGTTTATTTGCATGTGCAGGACTACGATAGTGCTGCTTTGTATGCCAGCCGCGCATTGCAGGAAAATGACAGTCTCCTCGATTACAACAGTACGCTGGTACAGCCTGGAAGTAGTTATCGTTTTCCTGCCTATTCAAATATCGGTTACAATCCCGAGGTGATCTTTTATGCCGCCGGCCAAACGTATAATTCCATCTGGCCCGCATTCAATGTCTCGTATGTTGATAGCCTCTTATACAGGTCATATGATGAGTCTGATCTTCGCAAAAAGTTACTATACATAGAAGACAACGAGGGAAGGGCACGCTTTACCGGCGCCTATACAGGAACTTATACTCAGTTTGCAGGAATTGCCACCAATGAAGTGTATCTGATAAGCGCGGAATGCAAAGCAAGGAGGGGAGATGTAACAGGCGCTCTTGATGATCTGAATACATTACTTGTAAAAAGATGGGATAAGTCGGCAGTTTTTACACCGCTCACTGCCGGTACTGAAGATGAAGCATTGAAATTGGTATTGCAGGAGCGCAGAAAAGAACTGCCTTTTACGGGACAGTTGAGATGGGAAGATCTGCGTCGCTTAAATAAAGATCCGCGCTTTATGACTACTGTTACGCGTATCTATAATGGCAATACATATACACTGCCACCCAATGATAAACGGTATGTATTACGTATTCCTGAACTTGAAATCAATATTAATGGAATTCCTCAAAATGACTGATCGATCATGAAGAAATATATCCTTGTTTTATTTTTTGCATTGCCATTAAGCTGTGCAGTTATTGCACAGCAGCATTTTCAGGTTAGTGTAGCATTCAATGAGAAATTGGGTATTGACTCCTTATACCTGTTTAGTTCTGATACTTATTACGGAGCCCCTGTTATGCATGTGGCCGGCAGGAGTGAAGACAGTGTTTTCCATTTTTCCATACCTTCCAATGCGCCGCGTGGTAAATTTTATATTTCGCAAAGAACACCACCAGAACATAGATTGTTTGGAACTGTATATACATATTTGTCGTTCATTCCTGAATATCCTTTTGAGATTGGTGATGCCATGAAAATGGTAGTTACGCGGAAGCATCCGGAAATGCAAATAACCGAATCCTTCTCTTTTGATTATGATCTTCATATCAGCGGCAATGGCGCTGAAAAAAGCATTGCCTGGCAAGCAATAGCTGCTGCTTTCCTGAAACCGACCCCTGGCATCCTGTTTATCGACAGCGCCGGATATTTTATCAATCCCTTTCAGGAGAAATTAAAGGGTGCTTTAGTTACACTTGAAGAACAGCGTGCTGTTTTGCCGGCCTATTACTATGAGTTATTTAAAGCGCAGATCATTTGCAAGCTGTTGCCCGGCGCTTTCTTCTACCGGATTCAGAATTTTTGGAATAGCGAAGTAAAAAAGCTGAATGATGGGGCGCGTGGCAGGTTCATTCAATCTTATTTATCCTATATGGATTCATTGCATGGCAGGCTTGGCCCTGTTCCTGATACCATAGCCGCTTCGCTGGACAGCTATGTTCAGTTTTTGTACAAAGAGGCCAGGTTTAAAACTTTCCTGCAATCAGGCGAAGAAGATATGGAAGGAGTAATTCAATGGATCGTTGATAATTACCACGGAGATCTGAAAGAGAAGCTGCTGATCATGGCATTGCGCCTCGATTCATCTTTAGGAGATTTTTCAAGATTTGAAGCGGAGTTAAATAATATTTCCGGTGAAGAGAACAAAGTTGAATTGAACAGGCTGTATGCAAAGTTGGAAGGTCGCCCGGCATATAATTTTCAATTGACAGATACCAGCGGTAAGCTGGTGCAATTAGGAGATCTGAAAGGGAAAGTGGTATTCATTGATTTTTGGTTCACTGGTTGTGGCGCTTGCGCAGGCGTTTATGAAAAGGTGCTCAAAGAAGCGGAAGCTGAATTGGGGAATGAGCAGGATATTGTATTTGTGAGCGTATGCGTTGACAGGGCCCGTGCAAGCTGGATGAAAAGTGTGTATAAAGATGAATACACATCTCCGCATGTTATAAACCTTTACACGAATGGTGAAGGAACTCAAAACAACTTAATCAGGTATTATGGTATCCAGGCTTTCCCCCAATTCCTGATCATTGACAGGGAAGGGAAGGTGTTCCGGTTTTTGAGGGATTTTACCGCGAAAGAACTTACCAATGCGGCTTCCCTGGTGCGGGTATTGAAGAACCTGGCAGCGATTAAATGACCGGAATCAATCGCCCTGCAATTCAAAGGCAGGGCGATTGTAATTGGCGCAATGAATATTTTCCGTTTTAGTACCTCACCTTCAATGCAATCGGTCCCAACTGCCCCAACTCAGCCTGACTGGTAAAATACACTCTTCCATTTTTCGAGATCACTTCCCAGACGATATCATTCACGATATCATCGGTTACTCCCGGCGTTCTTGCATCACCGGCGGCGCGCCAGATCTCCTGCAGATCGGTTACTACTTTGCCTGCATTCACGGCCTGCATCATTTCATCGATGGCGGCTGCGCGTTTGCTGTACTGGTTCTGTTTCACCAGCTCCCAGGCTTCAGCTGCGAGTTGCTGGAGCTGATCTTGGTGATGATTGGTAGAGAAATGACCGGTGTAGATAGATGGTTTATCCGCCACCTGTTTCAGCAGGTCGAAATTTTCGCGGGTGGTGGCTACTATCACAGGCAGATTTGTCCCGGCGCAAACTTTGTTCACTGCCTTATCGATGATATTGAAATATTCACGGATATAGGTGTCGATCTGTTGTGGATCGCTGCCTTTGAGCCGGTCCGTGCTGTAATAAGGATTGGCGGGGAAGGGGAAGCCATGCTCTTTCACTTCATGTTCAAACCTGTGGTTCAGTGCTTCGTAGCGGTGTGCGCGGGCCTGTTCCAGGTAGAGGATCAGGTAATCGGCGGAGCGATTGAATGCCTTGATGATATCGCGCAGCACAAACTTATCGTCGATGTCTGCACGATTTTCCGTGGGTGGCCAGATGGTACGGATGTAGGTGTTTACATTTTTCGATGCGAAATGTACAGTCCGTCTGAGTTGTAGGCGTGATCGATCTTTTTTTCCATTTGTTGCAGGCCGTTCAGCGCTTTCAACGGAGGCAGTCGGATTTGCCAAGGAATAAACCTGGTTGTCAATTGCAGATTCCGGCTTGCAAAAATTCAAATAAACCCTATTTTTGTGCAAACGTTTGCATACTTGTCACACAAAGTAACCATAGCTGATATTGCCCGGAAACTATCCATAGCGCCGGCCACCGTGAGTCGCGCATTGAACGGACATCCAGCCATCAGTGAGAAAACGCGGAAGCTGGTGGAGAAAACAGCCCGCAAGCTCCAGTACAAGCGGAACAATATCGCGTCTTCTCTCCGCTCCGGAAAGAGCAACCTCATTGGTGTGATCATTCCCAGTGCAGAGATCAATTTCTTCGGTTCGGTTGTGCATGGCATTGAGAAACTGGCGAATGAGAAAGGTTACAATGTACTCATCTACCAGAGCAACGAATCAAATGAGCAGGAGAGAAAAGGTCTGGAAACATTTCTGCATGCACGTGTAGACGGTATCCTGGTTTCCATTGCAAAGGATACCACAGAATATGATCATTTCCTGGATATCCGGGAACAGGGCATTCCCATCGTGTTCTTCGACCGGGCCAAAGAGGAGCTGGACATTCCCGCTGTGGTGGTGGACGATTTCAAGGGTGGTTATGCTGCCACAGAAGAGCTGTTGAAACAGGGTTACAAAAGGATTGCACATATTTCCGGTCCTGCGCATATGGATGTATTCAAAAAAAGGCTGCAGGGTTACCAGGCTGCATTGAAGGCACACAAAATACACTTCGACCTCCAACTGGTGGTGGAAGGATATGTGAGCATCGGATCTGGCCAGCAGGCAACGGAGCAGCTTATGCGCTTACCGGAACCACCGGATGCCATTTTTGCCGTGGAAGATTTTACCGCCCTCGGCGTTCTCAAACAACTGAAGGCGATGGGAAAAAAAGTGCCGCAGGATATAGGCGTAGTGGGCTTTGCGAATGAAATGTTCGGAGAGCATATCACTCCCTCACTCACCACTTTCGATCAGCAGACCGTGACGATGGGCAAAGAAGCAACAGACCTGCTGCTGCAGCTGCTTGACAGCAGCTCCAAAACAATTGCTCAGCAAAAGATCATGTTAGAACCCATTCCCGTGATCCGGGAATCCAGTCAGCGAAAAAAGTAAAGCCATATGAAATTAATTCTCACATTAATTGCGCTCAGTATGATGATCAGTTGTTCACAGCAACCAGCCGTAAAGAAAACCATCACGCTCAGGAACAAAAACCAGTTTGAAGCAGTATTCATTCCGGAAGGAGCGAGACTGATCAGTTTTACGATGCCCGACAAA
This portion of the Pseudobacter ginsenosidimutans genome encodes:
- a CDS encoding RagB/SusD family nutrient uptake outer membrane protein, yielding MIRLLLVGMIVFPCGCKKIDNWLDEKNNKSNVMPATVSDYQAILDNTTSLNSNYPVFGQVASDNFYTPDQNIGSLNQDERNLYLFSLTAYQSGTHGAFSSSYIKIAAVNVVLEGLAKGAFPATSDVNNMKGQALFHRSFMFFLLSQLYCRAYVSTTAKEDPGIQLRLLSDPNIVTMRSTVQETYDQVIKDLKTAAELMPATQLYCTRPSRVAANALLAKVYLHVQDYDSAALYASRALQENDSLLDYNSTLVQPGSSYRFPAYSNIGYNPEVIFYAAGQTYNSIWPAFNVSYVDSLLYRSYDESDLRKKLLYIEDNEGRARFTGAYTGTYTQFAGIATNEVYLISAECKARRGDVTGALDDLNTLLVKRWDKSAVFTPLTAGTEDEALKLVLQERRKELPFTGQLRWEDLRRLNKDPRFMTTVTRIYNGNTYTLPPNDKRYVLRIPELEININGIPQND
- a CDS encoding TlpA family protein disulfide reductase → MKKYILVLFFALPLSCAVIAQQHFQVSVAFNEKLGIDSLYLFSSDTYYGAPVMHVAGRSEDSVFHFSIPSNAPRGKFYISQRTPPEHRLFGTVYTYLSFIPEYPFEIGDAMKMVVTRKHPEMQITESFSFDYDLHISGNGAEKSIAWQAIAAAFLKPTPGILFIDSAGYFINPFQEKLKGALVTLEEQRAVLPAYYYELFKAQIICKLLPGAFFYRIQNFWNSEVKKLNDGARGRFIQSYLSYMDSLHGRLGPVPDTIAASLDSYVQFLYKEARFKTFLQSGEEDMEGVIQWIVDNYHGDLKEKLLIMALRLDSSLGDFSRFEAELNNISGEENKVELNRLYAKLEGRPAYNFQLTDTSGKLVQLGDLKGKVVFIDFWFTGCGACAGVYEKVLKEAEAELGNEQDIVFVSVCVDRARASWMKSVYKDEYTSPHVINLYTNGEGTQNNLIRYYGIQAFPQFLIIDREGKVFRFLRDFTAKELTNAASLVRVLKNLAAIK
- a CDS encoding baeRF3 domain-containing protein produces the protein MANPTASVESAERPATNGKKDRSRLQLRRTVHFASKNVNTYIRTIWPPTENRADIDDKFVLRDIIKAFNRSADYLILYLEQARAHRYEALNHRFEHEVKEHGFPFPANPYYSTDRLKGSDPQQIDTYIREYFNIIDKAVNKVCAGTNLPVIVATTRENFDLLKQVADKPSIYTGHFSTNHHQDQLQQLAAEAWELVKQNQYSKRAAAIDEMMQAVNAGKVVTDLQEIWRAAGDARTPGVTDDIVNDIVWEVISKNGRVYFTSQAELGQLGPIALKVRY
- a CDS encoding LacI family DNA-binding transcriptional regulator — protein: MSHKVTIADIARKLSIAPATVSRALNGHPAISEKTRKLVEKTARKLQYKRNNIASSLRSGKSNLIGVIIPSAEINFFGSVVHGIEKLANEKGYNVLIYQSNESNEQERKGLETFLHARVDGILVSIAKDTTEYDHFLDIREQGIPIVFFDRAKEELDIPAVVVDDFKGGYAATEELLKQGYKRIAHISGPAHMDVFKKRLQGYQAALKAHKIHFDLQLVVEGYVSIGSGQQATEQLMRLPEPPDAIFAVEDFTALGVLKQLKAMGKKVPQDIGVVGFANEMFGEHITPSLTTFDQQTVTMGKEATDLLLQLLDSSSKTIAQQKIMLEPIPVIRESSQRKK